ATTAATCCAATTCATCATAAAGCGTTAGCTATGACCAATTTATGACACCACTCAATAAACCTTAAGTCAGCCCATGCTAATATTAGCCGCCACGGTATAATTCATCACGCCATTGTGGTTCGATGTTCACTCAGCTATCTGTACACACTATGTTGGGTTACACTCCTCTTTATAAAGTGATTGAGACATCGATTAATCCAACAATAAATAGAACAACAAATACAATAAGGGTCTCTTGATGAGCCAACATTTAGCCTGCCAACTTGAATTGATCCATTTGTTTGTCCATGTCGTTAATGCCGGTGGGTTTTCACCTGCAGCACAAGAGTTAAAGTTGCCCATTGCCACGGTTAGCCGCAAAATTAGCAAATTAGAACAAAGCCTCAATACTCAGTTGATAATGCGCAGCACCCGTAAACTTCGATTAACTGAAGAAGGTGGTGCGTTATTTGACCGTTACTATAATGTGGTGGCGCAATTTGATCGTATTTGTGGTCAAACTATTAATGAGCCGCAAAGCACCTTACGGATATCGACACCCGTTTCGATAACCTCGATGATATTAATTGACGCCATCAATGACTTTTCCAAACAACATCCACACATTCAACTGCACATCACCCAAAATAACAGCACCATTGATTTGATTGATGAAGGAGTCGACGTCGCCATTGTCGGTGGCGCGCAACCAGATTCATCTTGGGTATCAACATCGTTGGGAGTATTAAATTACGGCCTGTATGCATCACCTGAGTATGCCAAGCAACTCATTGAACTTCGCCACCCAAAGCAGCTAGTTGATTATCAGTTAATTAAAGTGTGGCCGCTGTTTAACTGGACCTTAAAACATCACAGTGGTGAACAGTTTTATTACGATGGCCCCGCTAAATTAACCCTAGGAGATTTACACGGCGCAATTCGGG
This region of Shewanella livingstonensis genomic DNA includes:
- a CDS encoding LysR family transcriptional regulator, translating into MSQHLACQLELIHLFVHVVNAGGFSPAAQELKLPIATVSRKISKLEQSLNTQLIMRSTRKLRLTEEGGALFDRYYNVVAQFDRICGQTINEPQSTLRISTPVSITSMILIDAINDFSKQHPHIQLHITQNNSTIDLIDEGVDVAIVGGAQPDSSWVSTSLGVLNYGLYASPEYAKQLIELRHPKQLVDYQLIKVWPLFNWTLKHHSGEQFYYDGPAKLTLGDLHGAIRATVGDGGILYGPELFVKPQLLNEELVSVLPDWAGEHRRISILYHQRRQQPLKVKLFIEFIQQRAATIFDLF